Proteins encoded within one genomic window of Vanrija pseudolonga chromosome 3, complete sequence:
- the thi1 gene encoding C6 transcription factor domain-containing protein, with translation MPQTRSASPPLKRRGTSRACDVCRRRKIRCDGPQRDMDECTHCEQNSLECTYLNDAVRKGPPRGYIQMLEQQCARLHDLVGQLRPGLTSHDVESIVGPRLHAKDFDVDAYTQRLRSLRIPAFPVMKVVALPADVMPVDSGVGSVAPAPGSVGSVPLPLLASGPSSRPPLTPLPSKAALRAPACARAVVAPRDDPYVAMSGRDELERNEGEYHYYGPSASHRFLGLVHRDLEDRDTYAREAARARRAALWRTPDWEIATFHEGQAAVDASVWPDDAGARALIEAYFTHVNPHLPLLEASLFKQQYLSKLHLRDYFFAKLCLLVFANGARYIPDQAFVQWGNGGGPFSAGWKYLRAFLALGTCLRRGATLNNLQTAVLMCQFFRGNTSPNVPWVVASTALATTQALGLHVNATLVGLTAVDHELLKRAFWCLYHFDRSTVAMPDSSVETFFPAPIERGTAGADLANFVATVKLDTIVSSAVSLFPTQHDDHPDAIPGLLSRIAGSLVAWHAALPPSLRWDAARFGPDNLGELYAIAHVHARYHWARMHVYYAPVIAASNQAGIPGLPLRSLFAVPLDAAKQIFDIFAVLLALTPPGRPIDFAFIDYGQVAVAVSLLAIHFGLLVDADRAAAFAGIEGVLDGLHQMECSSRKAGQLADHLAAIVEFKRQRVGVVSPPIDALLPESVPPAALMSWLDWSTWGGEGGVPDLPDLEVAMPPPAPLSEMTAGVAPDPWSQLLSSFETSLYPPPEAFDRLA, from the exons ATGCCGCAGACGAGGAGTGCGTCGCCGCCTCTCAAGCGGCGGGGTACGAGC CGCGCATGTGATGTGTGCCGGAG ACGCAAGATCAGGTGTGATGGCCCCCAGCGAGATATGGACG AGTGCACCCACTGCGAGCAAAACTCGCTCGAGTGCACGTACCTCAACGACGCAGTGCGCAAGGGTCCGCCAAGGGG CTACATCCAGatgctcgagcagcagtgCGCGCGCCTGCACGACCTGGTTGGGCAG CTCCGCCCGGGTCTCACCTcgcacgacgtcgagagCATTGTCGGCCCGCGACTCCATGCCAAAGACTTTGACGTCGACGCGTACACGCAGCGCCTGAGATCCCTGCGCATCCCAGCGTTCCCCGTCATGAAGGTTGTCGCGCTGCCGGCTGACGTGATGCCCGTGGACTCGGGCGTGGGCTCGGTCGCACCGGCGCCTGGGTCGGTCGGCTCGGTACCGCTGCCGCTCCTGGCCTCGGGGCCATCATCTCgccccccactcaccccactGCCCAGCAAGGCAGCGCTGCGCGCacccgcctgcgcgcgcgccgtcgtcgcgccccggGACGACCCCTACGTCGCCATGagcgggcgcgacgagctcgagcgcaacGAAGGCGAGTACCACTACTATGgtccgtcggcgtcgcaccGCTTCCTCGGTCTCGTGCACCGCGATCTCGAAGACCGGGACACGTACGCACgcgaggctgcgcgcgctcgccgagcagcgctgTGGCGTACGCCAGACTGGGAGATTGCGACCTTTCACGAGGGGCAAGCGGCTGTCGACGCCTCGGTGTGGCCTGACGACGCTGGCGCTAGGGCTCTGATCGAGGCGTACTTCACCCACGTCAACCCGCACTTGCCACTACTCGAAGCGAGCCTCTTCAAGCAGCAGTACCTGAGCAAACTCCACCTGCGCGACTACTTCTTCGCCAAGCTGTGCCTCCTCGTATTCGCCAACGGCGCGAGGTACATCCCAGATCAGGCATTCGTGCAGTGGGGCAATGGCGGCGGGCCGTTCTCAGCCGGGTGGAAGTACCTGCGCGCGTTTCTCGCGCTGGGCacctgcctgcgccgcggcgcgacgctcaACAACCTCCAGACAGCCGTGCTCATGTGCCAGTTCTTCCGCGGCAACACGAGCCCCAACGTGCCGTGGGTcgtggcgtcgacggcgctggcgacgacgcaagCCCTGGGACTGCACGTCAATGCGACGCTTGTCGGGCTCACGGCTGTCGACCACGAGCTGCTGAAGCGCGCCTTCTGGTGCCTGTACCACTTTGATCGGAGCAC CGTCGCCATGCCCGACAGCAGCGTCGAGACGTTCTTTCCGGCACCGATCGAGcgcggcaccgccggcgctgaCTTAGCCAACTTTGTGGCGACCGTCAAGCTCGACACGATCGTCAGCTCGGCTGTGAGCCTCTTCCCCACGCAGCACGACGATCATCCCGACGCGATCCCGGGCCTGCTGTCCCGCATCGCCGGGTCGCTCGTGGCATGGCACGCGGCGCTGCCACCAAGTTTGCGgtgggacgcggcgcgcttTGGCCCAGacaacctcggcgagctgtaCGCCATCGCGCACGTGCACGCAAGGTACCACTGGGCAAGGATGCACGTCTACTATGCGCCGGTCATCGCCGCCAGCAACCAGGCAGGTATCCCTGGTCTGCCGCTGCGCTCCCTCTTCGCCGTCccactcgacgccgcgaAGCAGATCTTTGACATCTTcgccgtgctcctcgcgctcacgccgccgggccGCCCCATCGACTTTGCCTTCATCGACTATGGCCAggtggccgtcgccgtgtccctcctcgccatccacTTTGGCCTGCTCGTGGACGcggaccgcgccgccgcgttcGCAGGCATCGAAGGTGTCCTCGACGGTTTGCACCAGATGGAGTGCTCGTCCCGCAAGGCAGGCCAGCTGGCCGACCACCTCGCTGCGATAGTAGAGTTCAAGCGACAGCGTGTGGgcgtcgtgtcgccgccgatCGACGCCCTCCTGCCCGAATctgtgccgcccgccgcgctcatgTCGTGGCTTGACTGGTCGACCTggggcggggaaggcggcgTGCCAGATCTCCCTGACCTCGAGGTGGCCAtgccaccgccggcgccgttgtCTGAAATgaccgccggcgtcgcgcctGATCCGTGGTCCCAACTGCTGTCCAGCTTTGAAACGAGCCTGTACCCCCCGCCAGAGGCGTTCGACAGGTTAGCTTAA
- the btrM gene encoding 2-deoxystreptamine N-acetyl-D-glucosaminyltransferase — MSSFFPPGFGTAAATGCGVAKQPRLQIFCSTVLSAKELVAHLYQAVNLAIGASAIAVPLLFFIAYTFFKPKDAGGQSTKPKQKSESPTRTPSKGSVSEVMVVADRSSTNVSLRQTRSFRVVSNLLGNDETIDITNGNADLVVFPLQMSPSHDVETLSDINVRGSPSRTSRSSLAPLRNDSRVSLAASITSGTTKAPQMLLGGIDIDTIAAEDLATDTVSLTIAGLVERYLELDLTGFALRCSPTTKSDKADTLLQALDDRGISVILLIHHDADILDTITLGFASGLIIENACILPNGHRRGYFQSKKLRRVMTRCARTREAHPEFFVGYLDQWLHPPHPSVVKRAVAIAEHFGAVFEHGPFDGMPGQRKSRKPTAASRTIGGFEYLRRAEIIDLQRSWMAVEGTVDFGDGAFDDVKALNLDDIEEVVPGAAVCFEPQPLPPLLSRWQTEIAPVVEPPAYLSMFPASWTDFWNADQDGNLLSPYGCFPIGCEPLIQHYDAIVESQAHLLQLSMLEPVTGAEEQNVLIALRQLAQDRACDVRVHDLIAGLGSRRILAFKGLHSGFRTPDGNAQFWGVCRVRHDSDPDGVDIFISRQSPNDAAVILHTFLAHSGIPRAERFEHEVVLDAVSTTAQHHSGLPPTIRVALEEASPAELLLMLQKIGLSRNKHFLVQSIRAYVHRLLTHDTTHNNWTHLAARKALDRSLTVGHLLALRLQHLARQGATELPSLDNLLYLHDLVEDIVLDALFYGNHKVMSKLTRSLLSCYGREPSSTPVDVAADLFAVIFFTVLRRAAFEDVYLETTDRCPLFLSQPDQAAVFSELWTLGSQCENYFGLVPRDIGDIIYHRYNKELDDLGAPMASERVDNEIMTLYASTDTVPDERGDAIMLAMAASSSVKLTWREWMQVWRIRFASASAMSIFCMPAVLDVLLLTFTGRGLFMTAFMNPKHVQVATYALLVSLLLTAGVTGWVGSAASHYLPHYAYDNMIYFHVQRLSGGFVIAVLISIGGTIAFGVTVSPAAGFIFAAYLIGVSTYLNVLGVMSTMHQHGSPLPSGRNAFLSCFLLLLLNPLISSFVNGHDLAIYLTTTYVFLGLVLFRYRRLCHAWSTWMDNIPPLKAAQIAEWNTAKQSEKSNLGIEADEKRGLLGKDDAPDAPTAFRTALAAYVRVHAHRSGKPADPLLDKAARAMPYIDWLFKQGGSKDMPEQFTTAWFTKLGEAVSGQRSLSRGLKDHNVLTLFRLARWDIGQNLGLFLVALLDRWIMLAMGARKPYPSIYTDQRARYGFCFCIIYFCLGSLILDVTLFKYWSVRDTLSEDKLANLEHAKQVAAETERKRKAANVKALVDVFAKCGVIFGVMTVLMWVFVSSHKTTIMYYSYSFGYSCCLLFQFNRCFTTNTAAHVKIILYSAAVGFVIGCVLHALPWTADFLYNDLIAQNIAAGSAAIGTTLFTFKDWSSSSSPLAATAAASPAPTDDDPAVYVQPKLMSGDSTGAGTALLRRRDLPKPFTIATVWNADNTHTSTAVAQLLHATLTDPEAPLAPSTAQIIQTSLDMWTTGRLVAAVLGREHFAQAGLPELNSLSFNDGFALHVALNFSAAPVTTLSQRSLDPSPALPHLIAEALIFHVAHVQFGMTHTEAMYLEHKLRGNHVISKRLEAELALSDNTTAGLLCRRTWMELMHQLCLGVDVDTQWHKLPPATREAIIARIGGKPVRLSEEFSAWATDTRVDIATSDFHVQLALELHSRSTERRNHVIVYPPEGITAEPTPFTAQLKPVPIPRGRQRRTVFQSILYSVTKVPFVVVKWIAILSGGGSNIERELVYLLENVWGRSVILGFTMIVWKICSKIKDFWVFWILIYHRPAVVQITRLASKGARRKTHKDRIVVELTRSAITGFASVSDTDTLSLHVYNGTLTVEPDVGAPLFVATYDSVSRLTSRVDKDGRTSTFQYEGNSSRRPVSREVEHNGAKSFGVYDKRGRVVKGSITVGGTKLGFQFHYKKSKSDASLLRADYALIGSNDSLSVFWGKPVDVDEYTWVASKNIGLIVRRIGAKTYTTTYDWSHRRDPVITTRVDDDQGKLTAVATAPPLCENEEFLLKLPVDPSFDSDDLLIYHSPRHISQMRRYASGKTSVLSRLSPSGWLTRSKHYTHVPTWRIRTELWSKWLKTDGIDAVTACTVDEHVLRQEPLLKEYWCARDRGQLGKARTALDSNISQIVAAIDIDTDVSERTLLAIRTSDLYAIGLGKDAPPMTTRPQDCYNDTPDRISVIFNDVGCWPIAPGGVSNCRRDLVNGHSTIRNHVLAECANDYGNPRFQIEKNVQSLKLLPLWGLDGGTANHGLIDNLLESQVDEKVDDTDIDRDIVGVFIPLLQQFVKGCRTKRYSYADIVHLSNVFLSMAKYYQHKDYTRTWRSVEVEEAWVAAWLEPYDGDSNIVSPADCFDISRPSMFDLKQALNIYLAYFFIFAVGVPDRCPRVFQSTHHGISSLFGMVLKYRRGVTFGIWDHAILWRECCLNFSVAQCELPVAVQSMLLAGIGVATRLAYTHADVILPCASLFNPMWEVELGTDGARVYSRSQFRRKIDPIVNGISDMDGYKPVDKIRTEKPTVVMLSNVQFIKGVKAAIQSADIIVNRFGFTDYKLVVYGAKDRQPAYALEMEKLIVERNLSNHVVLAGFGNSKEVLKDAWLFMNSSISEGLPLAIGEAALAGVPIVATEVGATALVLTDAEDATQRYGEVVPPNDPVGLARAQISILAMVGPWAKFTEQKVETALPEDITADDVQWLTERFYKHSEDRRKLGLLSRKVVLHSFHGSRYIREHEQMYWIQWHLARMRADPALKALPFKFGAPEPLSYIDVDGE; from the exons ATGTCTTCCTTTTTCCCGCCCGGGTTCGGCACGGCTGCCGCCActggctgcggcgtcgccaaGCAACCCCGCCTCCAAATCTTCTGCAGCACTGTGCTGTCGGCGAAGGAGCTTGTCGCACACTTGTACCAGGCTGTCAAtctcgccatcggcgcgaGTGCCATCGCCGTCCCACTGCTCTTCTTCATCGCGTACACCTTTTTCAAGCCCAAGGACGCCGGGGGCCAGTCAACAAAGCCGAAACAAAAGTCCGAGTCCCCAAC AAGAACCCCGAGCAAGGGCAGTGTATCAGAAGTCatggtcgtcgccgaccgcagcagcacaaaCGTGTCCCTCCGCCAGACGCGCTCGTTCCGCGTCGTGTCCAACCtgctcggcaacgacgagACCATTGACATTACCAACGGAaacgccgacctcgtcgtgtTTCCGCTCCAGATGTCGCCATCGCACGATGTAGAGACACTGTCGGACATCAACGTGCGGGGATCGCCGTCCCGAACATCCCGATCGTCGCTCGCCCCACTCCGCAATGATTCACGTGTATCACTCGCCGCGTCCATCACGTCCGGGACGACAAAGGCCCCACAGATGcttctcggcggcatcgacatTGACACGATTGCCGCCGAAGACTTGGCCACAGATACTGTCAGCCTGACGATTGCTGGACTCGTCGAAAGAtacctcgagctcgacctgaCTGGCTTTGCGCTCCGATGCTCTCCGACGACCAAATCGGACAAGGCCGACACGCTACTTCAAGCACTCGATGACCGCGGCATCTCTGTCATTCTCCTCATCCACCACGATGCCGACATTCTCGACACAATCACCCTCGGCTTTGCGTCCGGTCTCATCATTGAGAACGCATGCATCCTCCCCAatggccaccgccgcggctaCTTTCAGAGCAAGAAGCTCCGCAGGGTCatgacgcgctgcgcgcgcacccGTGAAGCCCACCCAGAGTTCTTTGTCGGCTACCTCGACCAATGGCTCCATCCCCCGCACCCCTCGGTCGtcaagcgcgccgtcgccatcgcagAGCACTTTGGCGCCGTGTTCGAGCACGGCCCCTTTGACGGCATGCCCGGCCAGCGCAAATCCCGCAAGCCCACCGCCGCATCCCGCACCATCGGAGGCTTCGAGTACCTTCGCCGCGCGGAAATCATCGACCTCCAGCGCTCGTGGATGGCCGTCGAGGGCACCGTCGActttggcgacggcgcctttgacgacgtcaaggcgctcaacCTGGATGACATTGAAGAGGtcgtccccggcgccgcAGTGTGCTTCGAGCCGCAGCCGCTCCCCCCGCTCCTCTCCCGCTGGCAGACCGAGatcgcgcccgtcgtcgagccccCGGCTTACCTCTCCATGTTCCCTGCGTCGTGGACCGACTTTTGGAATGCCGACCAGGACGGCAACCTCCTCTCGCCGTACGGATGCTTCCCGATCGGATGCGAGCCGCTGATCCAGCACTACGACGCGATCGTCGAGTCACAGGCGCACTTGCTGCAGCTCTCCATGCTCGAGCCCGTCACgggtgccgaggagcagaACGTGCTCATTGccctccgccagctcgcccaggACCGCGCCTGTGATGTCCGCGTGCACGACCTCATCGCCGGCCTGGGCTCGCGCCGCATCCTCGCCTTCAAGGGCCTGCACTCGGGCTTCCGCACCCCCGACGGCAACGCGCAGTTCTGGGGTGTCTGCCGCGTGCGTCACGACTCTGACCcagacggcgtcgacatctTCATCTCACGCCAAAGCCCCAACGACGCGGCAGTCATCCTGCACACCTTTCTCGCGCACTCTGGCAtcccgcgcgccgagcggtTCGAGCACGAGGTCGTGCTGGACGCCGTCTCGACGACCGCACAGCACCACTCCGGTCTTCCGCCAACGATTCGCGTCGCGCTTGAGGAGGCCTCGCCagccgagctgctcctcaTGCTCCAGAAGATTGGCCTCTCGCGCAACAAGCACTTTTTGGTGCAGAGCATCCGCGCCTACGTCCACCGCCTGCTGACTCACGACACGACGCACAACAACTGGACCCACCTCGCTGCCCGCAAGGCGCTCGATCGCTCGCTGACTGTtggccacctcctcgcccttcgACTCCAGCACCTTGCTCGCCAGGGAGCCACCGAGCTGCCCTCCCTCGACAACCTGCTCTACCTccacgacctcgtcgaggataTCGTCCTCGATGCCCTCTTCTACGGCAACCACAAGGTCATGAGCAAGCTGACCCGCTCCCTTCTGTCATGCTACGGTCGCGAgccgagcagcacgccggTCGATGTCGCGGCGGACCTCTTCGCCGTCATCTTCTTCAccgtcctccgccgcgccgcctttGAAGACGTCTACCTCGAGACCACTGACCGCTGTCCGCTCTTCCTCTCGCAGCCCGACCAGGCCGCTGTCTTCTCCGAGCTCTGGACCCTCGGCTCGCAGTGCGAAAACTACTTTGGCCTTGTTCCCCGCGACATTGGCGACATTATCTACCACCGCTACaacaaggagctcgacgacctcggagcTCCCATGGCCtcggagcgcgtcgacaacGAGATCATGACCTTGTACGCGTCGACTGACACTGTGCCCGATGAGCGTGGCGACGCCATCATGCTCGCcatggccgcctcgtcgtcggtcaaGCTCACCTGGCGCGAGTGGATGCAGGTGTGGAGGATCCGGTTCGCTTCGGCATCGGCCATGTCCATCTTCTGTATGCCCGctgtcctcgacgtcctcttGCTCACGTTTACTG GTCGCGGACTGTTCATGACGGCGTTCATGAACCCGAAGCATGTCCAGGTCGCGACCTATGCCCTACTCGTGTCCCTCCTGCTCACTGCCGGTGTCACGGGCTGGGTcggctcggccgcgagccaCTACCTCCCCCACTATGCCTACGACAACATGATCTACTTCCACGTTCAGAGACTCTCGGGCGGGTTCGTCATCGCGGTCCTCATCTCCATCGGCGGTACCATTGCGTTCGGCGTCACAGTCTCCCCGGCGGCCGGCTTCATCTTTGCTGCCTACCTCATCGGCGTGTCGACCTACCTCAACGTCCTCGGTGTCATGAGCACAATGCACCAGCACGGCAGCCCTCTCCCCTCGGGCCGCAACGCCTTCCTATCGtgcttcctcctccttctcctcaaCCCCCTCATCTCGTCCTTTGTCAACGGGCACGACCTGGCCATCTACCTGACCACGACGTACGTGTTCCTCGGGCTCGTGCTCTTCCGCTACCGCCGCCTGTGCCATGCGTGGTCAACATGGATGGACAACATTCCACCTTTGAAGGCTGCCCAGATTGCCGAGTGGAACACGGCCAAGCAGTCGGAGAAGTCCAACCTTGgcatcgaggccgacgagaagcgcggcCTCCTTGGAAAGGATGACGCGCCCGATGCCCCGACAGCGTTCCGCACTGCCCTCGCAGCCTACGTCCGTGTGCACGCTCACCGCTCGGGCAAGCCTGCCGACCCGCTACTCGACAAGGCAGCCCGTGCCATGCCCTACATTGACTGGCTCTTCAAGCAGGGGGGCAGCAAGGACATGCCCGAGCAGTTTACAACGGCGTGGTtcaccaagctcggcgaggcggttTCCGGTCAGCGCTCCCTCTCGCGTGGTCTCAAGGACCACAACGTGCTCACCCTCTTCCGTCTGGCTCGTTGGGACATTGGCCAGAACCTCGGCCtgttcctcgtcgcgcttcttGACCGCTGGATCATGCTCGCCATGGGTGCTCGCAAGCCCTACCCCTCCATCTACACCGACCAGCGTGCGCGCTACGGCTTCTGCTTCTGCATCATCTACTTCTGTCTTGGCTCCCTTATCCTCGACGTCACCCTGTTCAAGTACTGGTCGGTCCGCGACACGCTCtccgaggacaagctcgccaacctcgagcaTGCCAAGCAGGTGGCTGCCGAGACGGAGCGGAAGCGCAAAGCAGCCAacgtcaaggcgctcgtcgacgtcttCGCCAAGTGCGGCGTCATCTTTGGCGTCATGACCGTCCTCATGTGGGTGTTTGTCTCGTCGCACAAGACAACCATAATGTACTACTCGTACTCGTTTGGCTACTCGTGCTGCCTGCTCTTCCAGTTCAACCGCTGCTTCACGACCAACACGGCGGCGCACGTCAAAATCATCCTCTATTCGGCTGCTGTTGGCTTTGTCATTGGCTGCGTGCTGCATGCCCTCCCTTGGACCGCAGACTTCCTGTACAACGACCTGATTGCGCAGAACATTgccgcgggctcggcggccatCGGCACCACACTCTTCACGTTCAAGGActggtcgtcctcgtcgtccccacTTGCCGCGActgccgccgcgtccccTGCGCCGACGGATGACGACCCCGCCGTCTACGTTCAACCCAAGCTCATGTCGGGCGACAGCACCGGCGCGGGCACTGCGCTTCTCCGTCGCCGCGACCTTCCCAAGCCGTTCACCATCGCGACGGTATGGAATGCAgacaacacacacacctcGACGGCTGTGGCACAGCTCCTCCATGCCACCCTCACGGACCCCGAGGCGCCTCTCGCTCCGTCTACTGCCCAAATCATTCAGACCAGCCTGGATATGTGGACGACgggtcgcctcgtcgctgccgtgcTTGGCCGCGAGCACTTTGCCCAGGCCGGTCTCCCTGAGCTCAACTCGCTCAGCTTCAACGACGGCTTTGCGCTGCACGTTGCGCTCAACTTCTCGGCGGCTCCCGTTACGACGCTGAGCCAGCGTAGTTTGGACCCCAGCCCTGCCCTCCCGCacctcatcgccgaggcTCTCATCTTCCACGTTGCGCATGTTCAGTTCGGCATGACCCACACCGAGGCCATGTACCTCGAGCACAAGCTGCGTGGTAACCATGTCATCAGCAAAcggctcgaggccgagctggcctTGTCAGACAACACGACCGCTGGCCTCCTTTGCCGCCGCACGTGGATGGAGCTCATGCACCAGCTgtgtctcggcgtcgacgtcgacacgcaGTGGCACAAGCTTCCCCCGGCTACCCGTGAGGCCATCATTGCACGCATTGGCGGTAAGCCCGTGCGGCTGTCCGAGGAGTTCTCAGCCTGGGCGACCGACACGCGCGTCGACATTGCCACGTCCGACTTCCACGTtcagctcgccctcgagctgcacTCGCGCAGCACTGAGCGTCGCAACCACGTCATTGTGTACCCCCCCGAGGGCATCACTGCGGAGCCCACACCGTTCACCGCGCAGCTCAAGCCCGTTCCTATCCCACGTGGTCGCCAGCGTCGTACAGTGTTCCAGTCGATCCTCTACTCAGTCACCAAGGTGCCATTTGTGGTTGTCAAGTGGATTGCCATTCTCTCTGGCGGTGGCTCCAACATTGAGCGAGAGCTCGTGTACCTCCTCGAGAATGTCTGGGGCCGCAGTGTCATCCTCGGCTTCACCATGATCGTGTGGAAGATCTGCTCCAAGATCAAAGACTTTTGGGTCTTCTGGATTCTCATCTACCACCGGCCTGCTGTGGTGCAGATCACGCGTCTAGCATCAAAGGGTGCCCGTCGCAAGACTCACAAGgaccgcatcgtcgtcgagctgacCCGCTCGGCTATCACCGGCTTTGCCTCGGTCAGCGACACGGACACACTGTCGCTGCACGTGTACAATGGAACCCTCACGGTGGAGCCCGATGTCGGCGCCCCGCTGTTCGTGGCCACGTACGACTCGGTGTCTCGCCTCACGAGCCGCGTCGACAAGGATGGCCGCACCTCGACGTTCCAGTATGAGGGCAACTCGTCCCGCCGTCCCGTCAGCCGCGAAGTGGAGCACAACGGTGCCAAGAGTTTCGGCGTCTACGACAAgcgcggccgtgtcgtcaAGGGATCCATCACTGTCGGCGGCACCAAGCTCGGCTTCCAGTTCCACTACAAGAAATCCAAGAGTGATGCGTCGCTCCTGCGCGCCGACTATGCTCTCATCGGCAGCAACGATTCGCTCTCCGTCTTCTGGGGCAAGCCCGTCGACGTGGACGAGTACACCTGGGTTGCGTCCAAGAACATTGGCCTCATCGTCCGCCGCATCGGTGCCAAGACGTACACGACGACGTATGACTGgtcgcaccgccgcgacccGGTCATCACGACGCGCGTGGATGACGACCAGGGCAAGCTCACTGCTGTTGCCACTGCGCCGCCTCTGTGCGAAAACGAAGAGTTTTTGCTCAAGCTCCCTGTCGACCCTTCGTTTGACTCGGACGACCTCCTCATCTACCACTCGCCTCGGCACATTAGCCAGATGCGCCGCTACGCCTCGGGCAAGACTTCGGTCCTTTCCCGCCTCAGCCCCTCCGGCTGGCTCACGCGCTCCAAGCACTACACCCATGTCCCCACCTGGCGTATCCGCACCGAGCTCTGGTCCAAGTGGCTCAAGACGGACGgcatcgacgccgtcacGGCGTGTACTGTCGACGAGCATGTGCTCCGCCAGGAACCACTCCTCAAGGAGTACTGGTGCGCGCGTGACCGTGGCCAGCTCGGGAAGGCGCGTACCGCCCTCGACTCGAACATCTCGCAGATCGTTGCCGCCATTGACATTGACACCGACGTCTCGGAGAGGACGCTGCTTGCGATCCGAACTTCCGACCTCTACGCCATCGGTCTCGGCAAGGATGCACCACCAATGACGACCCGTCCTCAGGACTGTTACAACGACACTCCAGACCGCATCTCGGTCATCTTCAACGACGTCGGCTGCTGGCCCATTGCTCCCGGAGGCGTGTCTAACTGCCGTCGTGACCTTGTCAACGGTCACTCGACCATCCGCAACCATGTGTTGGCCGAGTGTGCCAACGACTACGGTAACCCGCGCTTCCAGATTGAGAAGAACGTTCAGAGTCTCAAGCTTCTCCCTCTCTGGGGCCTGGACGGCGGTACTGCCAACCATGGTCTGATTGACAACCTCCTCGAGTCTCAGGTGGACGAGAAGGTCGACGACACTGACATTGACCGCGACATTGTCGGCGTCTTCATCCCGCTCCTGCAGCAGTTCGTCAAGGGCTGTCGAACCAAGCGCTACTCGTATGCCGACATTGTACACCTCTCCAACGTCTTCCTCTCCATGGCCAAGTACTACCAGCACAAGGACTACACTCGCACGTGGCGctcggtcgaggtcgaggaggctTGGGTGGCTGCGTGGCTCGAGCCGTACGATGGCGACAGCAACATTGTGTCGCCGGCCGACTGCTTTGACATCTCCAGGCCAAGCATGTTCGACCTCAAGCAGGCGCTCAACATTTACCTGGCCTACTTCTTCATCTTTGCCGTTGGTGTGCCGGACCGTTGCCCCCGCGTGTTCCAGTCGACGCACCACGGCATCTCGAGTCTGTTCGGCATGGTCCTCAAGTACCGCCGTGGCGTGACGTTTGGTATCTGGGACCACGCCATTCTCTGGCGCGAGTGCTGCCTCAACTTCTCGGTCGCGCAATGCGAACTGCCTGTGGCAGTCCAGTCGATGCTGCTGgccggcatcggcgtcgctACGCGCCTGGCCTACACCCACGCCGATGTCATCCTCCCCTGTGCCAGTCTCTTCAACCCCATGTGggaggtcgagcttggcACTGACGGCGCTCGTGTCTACTCGCGCAGCCAGTTCCGTCGCAAGATCGACCCCATCGTCAACGGTATCAGCGACATGGACGGCTACAAGCCCGTCGACAAGATCCGCACCGAGAAGCCGACCGTCGTCATGCTCTCCAACGTCCAGTTCATCAAGGGCGTCAAGGCGGCCATCCAGTCGGCCGACATTATCGTCAACCGCTTCGGCTTCACCGACTACAAGCTCGTCGTGTACGGCGCCAAGGACCGACAGCCGGCGTACGCACTCGAGATGGAGAAGCTCATCGTCGAGCGCAACCTGTCCAACCATGTGGTGCTGGCCGGCTTTGGCAACTCGAAGGAGGTGCTCAAGGACGCATGGCTGTTTATGAACTCGTCCATCTCCGAGGGTCTCccgctcgccatcggcgaggcggccctTGCTGGCGTTCCTATCGTGGCCACCGAGGTCGGAGCGaccgcgctcgtgctcacggacgccgaggacgcgacTCAGCGCTACGGAGAAGTCGTCCCGCCCAACGATcccgtcggcctcgctcgTGCCCAGATCAGCATCCTCGCCATGGTCGGCCCGTGGGCCAAGTTTACCGAGCAAAAGGTCGAGACGGCGCTCCCCGAGGACATtacggccgacgacgtccaGTGGCTCACCGAGCGCTTCTACAAGCACTCGGAGGACCGCCGCAAGCTCGGTCTGCTCAGTCGCAAGGTCGTGCTCCACTCGTTCCACGGCTCGCGGTACATTCGCGAACACGAGCAAATGTACTGGATCCAGTGGCATCTGGCGCGTATGCGTGCCGACCCggccctcaaggcgctcCCCTTCAAGTTTggcgcgcccgagccgctcAGCTATATCGATGTGGACGGGGAGTGA